One window from the genome of Neorhodopirellula lusitana encodes:
- a CDS encoding DUF1559 domain-containing protein: MRRWKSTQAFTLVELLVVIAIIGVLVGLLLPAVQAAREAARRMSCSNNFKQIGLAVHNYHAAYNQLPVHFTGTRNPDAATGGAGAWGDPATGGGNNMLQLSWLVGVTPFFEQQALWEKISNPNIEVSTGGTLNAGSFWPPMGPHPLRGSYVPWVTEITMLRCPSDPGTGLPAFGRTNYAACVGDAMELTNEGVAKYTWGSGWGDLTTDAGNWQRDKTARALRARASCRGAFVPRKEVKFRDILDGLSNTIIAGEIKTDLGDNDVSTNPVRQAGVWENPLVCRKSIDPNRPQFWDPSVTTRDPQWNGNTHSWTLIRRGLAWANGTNLHTGCTTILPPNTELCYNGSGDGYGTLAPSSRHQGGVHVLLGDGAVRFVTDSIEAGNSNNRPVLAWGNATHRNQPGAESPYGLWGALGSRAAKETIDKEF, translated from the coding sequence ATGAGAAGATGGAAAAGTACTCAGGCGTTCACTCTGGTGGAACTGCTTGTTGTGATTGCAATCATCGGTGTCTTAGTGGGGCTGTTACTGCCAGCGGTGCAAGCGGCACGCGAAGCGGCGCGGCGAATGAGCTGCAGCAACAACTTCAAACAAATTGGCTTGGCGGTGCACAATTATCACGCTGCCTACAATCAGCTTCCCGTCCATTTCACGGGGACACGTAACCCCGATGCAGCCACAGGCGGAGCGGGGGCGTGGGGTGATCCTGCGACAGGCGGCGGAAACAACATGCTGCAGCTCAGTTGGCTTGTGGGGGTAACTCCCTTTTTCGAGCAACAGGCACTATGGGAGAAAATCTCAAACCCGAACATTGAGGTTTCGACGGGCGGGACATTGAATGCCGGTTCGTTCTGGCCACCAATGGGCCCGCATCCACTGCGAGGATCCTATGTGCCCTGGGTCACTGAGATAACGATGCTTCGTTGCCCTAGCGATCCAGGAACCGGGCTGCCCGCGTTTGGTCGAACGAACTATGCGGCGTGCGTTGGAGATGCGATGGAGCTGACGAACGAAGGCGTGGCGAAGTACACGTGGGGGTCAGGATGGGGAGATCTGACGACGGATGCCGGCAATTGGCAACGTGATAAAACGGCTCGTGCGTTGCGTGCGCGGGCGAGTTGCCGTGGCGCGTTCGTCCCAAGGAAAGAGGTCAAATTCCGAGACATTCTTGACGGTTTGTCAAACACCATCATTGCGGGTGAGATCAAGACAGACCTCGGCGATAACGATGTTTCAACGAATCCGGTAAGACAGGCCGGGGTTTGGGAGAATCCGCTGGTATGCCGCAAGTCGATTGATCCCAACCGACCTCAGTTCTGGGATCCGTCAGTGACGACTCGAGATCCTCAGTGGAATGGAAATACTCACTCGTGGACATTGATTCGCCGAGGACTTGCTTGGGCGAACGGAACGAATCTTCATACCGGATGCACTACCATTCTGCCCCCGAACACAGAGCTTTGTTACAACGGAAGTGGTGATGGGTATGGCACCCTCGCTCCCAGCAGTCGGCACCAGGGCGGAGTGCATGTGTTGCTTGGAGACGGTGCAGTCAGGTTCGTTACTGACTCAATCGAGGCTGGTAACTCCAACAATCGTCCAGTCCTTGCCTGGGGTAACGCAACACATAGGAATCAACCTGGGGCGGAAAGTCCTTACGGGCTTTGGGGCGCGTTGGGCTCGCGGGCTGCCAAAGAAACGATTGACAAGGAATTTTAG
- a CDS encoding sigma-70 family RNA polymerase sigma factor: MISENSSDAAVLWVQAEPRLRAFVAAAVWDVHHAEDVLQNTATVVLENFHAYDPKRPFLPWAMGIARFKVMDYFRSQSSSHPQFSDLTLANLATVAQDLNDEELVDRRRALKDCVARLKGRQRKVIELRYLDGRSTAEVATKLETSCSTIEVTLHRARSALRNCVGRMGSDIPTMG, from the coding sequence ATGATATCCGAAAATTCTAGCGATGCGGCGGTATTGTGGGTGCAAGCCGAACCGAGGTTACGCGCATTCGTAGCGGCCGCCGTGTGGGATGTTCACCATGCCGAGGACGTGCTTCAGAACACGGCGACGGTTGTCCTGGAAAACTTTCACGCCTACGACCCCAAGCGTCCGTTTCTCCCGTGGGCAATGGGAATCGCTAGGTTTAAGGTGATGGACTACTTTCGTTCTCAGTCGTCCAGTCACCCACAATTTTCGGATCTGACGCTTGCGAATCTAGCGACGGTGGCACAAGACCTCAATGACGAAGAGCTTGTCGACCGTCGAAGGGCTTTGAAAGACTGCGTTGCGCGCCTGAAGGGACGTCAGAGAAAAGTAATTGAACTTCGTTATCTTGATGGACGATCCACTGCTGAAGTTGCGACGAAGCTTGAAACGAGTTGCAGTACGATTGAGGTGACGTTGCATCGAGCGCGATCCGCGCTCAGAAACTGCGTTGGTCGTATGGGCAGCGACATTCCGACCATGGGCTAA
- a CDS encoding LamG-like jellyroll fold domain-containing protein, with amino-acid sequence MNEELFDRYLNGTLDPEELRKMEDWINEDPDNARQFLQWSATHLDTRAVLEAEELQELTLQSCPVQIESQPVELKKSAGRSFGPLLRGTATAACLAILVSGGYFLGRIRPQDLMSSGAVAVKTKELDEIRKSSGATIVQRIDCVMQQEKWSFGNLNRFEPGQSIRVSEGVVVVEFDCGAQVTLQGPADMEVVSADRGFLRNGRLTAFVPPVAVGFEIQTPRGRVIDHGTQFGITVDEDGASETHVFDGEVEMVQSVVGRSHQREEPSNRTPPGRKLTENMAVRVSADSSETNELIPANPKEFILLPVRSAESVNNTETTTDLPEKEDLLAWFEASQGVQLDDDSRIISWQNLAVLDRASANNESVPNSAAWQVDSRFRPSWKTSAIANRPAIEFGGWDGREFLATTPFQTGDEVTVLMVCQYGDFKDDPNYSQLMTLGSSTKLILERKNASNFASVAWWYSADGGGQFSSVKLQSDYNMPNDVAHVCAVRYSLPSDTYEIFVNGQIQSRDNAVGSLASNDSYIIGCHRDRNDHFFRGEIAEIVLYDHMLSQSVLDQATETLMKKYGIETRMSQ; translated from the coding sequence ATGAACGAGGAACTCTTTGACCGATATTTAAATGGGACTCTCGATCCGGAAGAACTCCGCAAGATGGAGGACTGGATCAATGAGGATCCAGACAACGCCCGGCAGTTCCTTCAGTGGTCGGCTACTCACCTCGATACCCGCGCTGTGTTAGAAGCCGAGGAGTTGCAAGAACTTACTTTGCAATCTTGTCCTGTCCAAATTGAAAGCCAGCCAGTCGAGCTGAAAAAATCTGCTGGACGAAGTTTCGGACCTCTCCTTCGCGGCACCGCAACGGCCGCTTGCTTGGCAATCCTTGTATCGGGCGGATACTTCCTGGGGCGGATAAGACCGCAGGATTTAATGTCGTCTGGTGCCGTTGCCGTAAAGACGAAGGAACTCGACGAAATCCGGAAATCGTCAGGTGCCACGATCGTCCAACGGATCGACTGCGTCATGCAGCAAGAGAAATGGAGCTTTGGCAATCTGAACCGGTTCGAGCCAGGGCAGTCGATACGCGTCTCGGAAGGAGTCGTCGTCGTCGAGTTTGACTGCGGCGCCCAGGTCACTTTGCAGGGCCCCGCGGACATGGAAGTGGTATCCGCCGATCGTGGATTTTTACGTAACGGTAGGCTGACCGCTTTTGTTCCTCCGGTGGCGGTGGGCTTTGAGATTCAAACCCCCAGAGGTCGTGTGATTGACCATGGCACGCAGTTTGGAATAACGGTCGATGAGGACGGGGCATCGGAAACACACGTGTTCGATGGGGAGGTCGAAATGGTTCAATCAGTCGTGGGGCGTTCGCACCAACGGGAGGAACCCAGTAACCGTACGCCACCTGGACGCAAACTAACTGAGAACATGGCGGTGCGAGTTTCAGCCGACTCGAGCGAAACCAATGAACTCATCCCTGCGAACCCCAAAGAGTTCATCCTGCTTCCGGTTCGCTCAGCTGAATCGGTAAACAATACCGAAACCACTACAGACTTACCTGAAAAAGAAGATCTGTTAGCGTGGTTTGAAGCGAGTCAGGGCGTGCAGCTTGACGACGATTCACGCATCATCTCTTGGCAAAATCTCGCAGTGCTTGACCGTGCATCGGCCAACAATGAGTCGGTTCCCAATTCAGCCGCATGGCAGGTCGACTCGAGGTTCCGCCCATCTTGGAAGACCAGTGCGATTGCGAATCGCCCGGCAATTGAGTTCGGCGGTTGGGATGGTCGTGAATTTCTAGCCACGACTCCATTTCAAACCGGCGACGAGGTGACTGTCCTCATGGTTTGTCAGTATGGCGACTTCAAAGATGATCCAAACTACTCGCAACTCATGACCCTCGGTAGCTCTACCAAACTCATTTTAGAGCGAAAGAATGCTTCGAATTTTGCAAGTGTCGCTTGGTGGTACAGTGCCGACGGTGGTGGGCAGTTTTCATCGGTAAAACTCCAGTCAGACTACAACATGCCAAATGATGTCGCTCACGTTTGCGCCGTACGTTACAGCCTGCCATCCGATACGTACGAGATCTTTGTGAATGGACAGATTCAGTCACGCGACAATGCGGTCGGCAGTCTCGCTTCCAATGACTCGTATATTATCGGTTGCCATCGAGACCGTAACGATCACTTCTTTCGCGGCGAGATCGCGGAGA